CCCGCCTTGCTGCCCGGGGGCGTGCCGACGGGCTGACGCTCGTGGGTGCCGGCTCGGATCCCTGGACCCAGGAACAATGGCTGGAACGCGTCGAGACGTCCTTTGCCGATTCGAACTCCCAGGCAGACGCCGCCGGCAAGCGCGAGCTCAAGCGCATTGCGGGATCAACGGCGTACCACCAGCTTGACGTGACCGCAGGCGGGGAGCTGGCCTCCCTGCTTTCCGGCCTGGAAGCCCCGGTGGCCGTATACTTCGCCCTGCCGCCGCACGTCAGCCAGAAGGCCTGCGAGGTGCTGGCTCCGGAGGAAGTACCCGCCGGCACCCGGCTGGTCATGGAAAAGCCCTTCGGATCCAGTGAGGATTCCGCCCGCCACCTCAACCGGACCCTCGCGGCCCTGGTTCCCGAGGACCACATCCACCGGGTGGACCACTTCCTGGGCAAGGCAACGGTACTGAACATCCTCGGTCTCCGCTTCGCGAACACCTTCCTGGAGCCGATCTGGAACCGCGATTACATCGAGAAGGTGGAGGTCATCTTCGACGAGGACCTCGCACTCGAAGGCCGTGCCCGCTACTACGACGCCGCCGGCGCGCTCAGGGACATGATCCAAAGCCACCTGCTGCAGATCATGGCGCTGATGGCCATTGAGCCGCCGGCTTCCGTTGACGAGCGTGACCTCCGGGACGCTGTAGCCACGCTCCTTCGCGCCAGCAGCGTCAAGGCGCCCTACCGGTCAAGCACCCGGCGTGCCCGGTACACGGCAGGGTCCATCGACGGGCGGGACGTGCCGGACTACGCCAAGGAAAAAGGGGTGGACGCGTCCAGGAACACCGAGACACTCGCGGAGGTACAGGTGGACATCGGCAACTGGCGCTGGGCGGGAGTGCCTTTCATCCTCCGTTCAGGCAAGGCACTCGGGGCAAAACGCAAGGAGGCCGTGGTCACCTTCAAACCGGTGCCCCATCTTCCCAAGGGATTCACCGGCGTCGATTCGCCGAATCAGCTCCGCATCGGATTCGGGCCCGACACTCTTCAGTTCGACGTCGACGTGAACGGCCCCGGCAATGTCCTAAGCCTTGACCGGGCCACCCTGAACGCCGAACTCAGCGCATCCGAGCTGCTTCCCTATGGCGAAGTACTCGAGGGCGTCCTCACCGGTGATCCGTTGCTGTCCGTCCGGGCGGACACCGCAGAGGACTGCTGGCGGATCATTGAGCCGGTCATCAAGGCATGGGGCCGCGGCAGCGTTCCGCTGGAGGAGTACGCTGCAGGAACATCGGGGCCCGGGGGCTGGCCCGTCTAGGGTCTTCCGAACGCACAAAGCGGGCCGCTACCAAAAGGTAGCGGCCCGCTTCACGCGTTGTGCGTGGGCTAGATAGCGGCCGAGCCGCGTTCTCCCGTCCGTACTCTTACAGCTTCGAAAACGTCC
Above is a window of Arthrobacter sp. FB24 DNA encoding:
- a CDS encoding glucose-6-phosphate dehydrogenase yields the protein MAAQTTVKTLLILGASGDLTGRLLLPGLARLAARGRADGLTLVGAGSDPWTQEQWLERVETSFADSNSQADAAGKRELKRIAGSTAYHQLDVTAGGELASLLSGLEAPVAVYFALPPHVSQKACEVLAPEEVPAGTRLVMEKPFGSSEDSARHLNRTLAALVPEDHIHRVDHFLGKATVLNILGLRFANTFLEPIWNRDYIEKVEVIFDEDLALEGRARYYDAAGALRDMIQSHLLQIMALMAIEPPASVDERDLRDAVATLLRASSVKAPYRSSTRRARYTAGSIDGRDVPDYAKEKGVDASRNTETLAEVQVDIGNWRWAGVPFILRSGKALGAKRKEAVVTFKPVPHLPKGFTGVDSPNQLRIGFGPDTLQFDVDVNGPGNVLSLDRATLNAELSASELLPYGEVLEGVLTGDPLLSVRADTAEDCWRIIEPVIKAWGRGSVPLEEYAAGTSGPGGWPV